Within Amedibacterium intestinale, the genomic segment CTGGATTGGACATGGAGCGGTCATACAGGCAGGTGTTCAGATTGGGAATGGCGCTGTTGTGGGAAGTAATGCAGTTGTGACCAAAGATGTACCACCCTATGCAATTGTAGCGGGAGTGCCTGCCAAAGTGCTACGCTTTCGTTTTCCACAGGAAATTATCGAACAATTAGAAACATTAAAATGGTGGGATTGGGAAGATGAAAAAATTCGTCAAAACTGGATGGATTTTCGAATGGATATACATGCGTTTTTACGAAAATATGGAGGAAATAATGAAAAATAAAGAAAACCTGCTGGAAATTGAAGGATTATCAAAAAACTTTCAGATGCATTTAAATAAAAAAGAAATTCAAGCTTGTCAAAATATATCGCTAAATTTAAAAAAAGGAGAATTTATCGGTATTACGGGACGAAGCGGCAGTGGAAAATCTACGATCTTAAAGGGTATATATCGTACAAACCTTCCACAAAAAGGAACCATTTTATATCAAAGTGAGCGTTTTGGAGAAATTGATTTATGTACGGCAAGTGAGCGTCAGATTCTTTGGATACGAAAACATGAGATTGGATATGTATCCCAGTTTCTGCATATCATGCCGCGAACAACCGCAAGAGAAGTCATTGAAAATGCGGTTATGGAAATGGGAGAAGACAGAGAAAGTGCCCAGAAAAAAGCAATTCAAATGCTGGAGCACTTTGATTTGGATAAGGCGTTATGGGATGTGTATCCAAATACGTTTTCCGGAGGAGAAAAACTGCGTTTGAACATTGCGGCGGCCATGGTAAAAAAACCACGTCTGTTATTATTAGATGAGCCAACGGCAAGTCTTGATAATGCAAGTAAGGAAAAAGTTCGAGATTTAATTGAACAGCTAAAAAAAGAAGGTACGACCATGCTTGGAATTTTTCATGATTTAGAATTTATGGAAGGACTATGTGATCGAGAATTTAATATGCAGAAAGGAATGCTTTCATGAATCAAATCGATTTACACATTCACAGTACGTATTCTGATGGAAGCTATTCCGTTGAAGACATTATAAAAGAAGCACAAAGAAAACAGTTAACATGGTATTCTATTTGTGACCATGATACCTTTGCGGCATATGACAACTTGTCAACATGGCCCAAAGGACTTCTCATGGGAATTGAAATCAGTGCCCATGATGATCTTCATGGAAAAGATGTGCATATATTGGCATATGGGATGAAAGAAAGAGTGCATATTGAAAAACTTTGCGGATATACCTTAAAAAACATGGAAAAAATTGCGAAATGGCAGGTAAAACAGCTGATTGAAAATGGTTATGATATCACTTGGGAAGAAGTAAAAAGAAAAGCAGAACCTTCCACTTCTGTTTATAAACAGCATATTATGCAGGTGTTGATCGATCATGGCTATGCAACGGAAATTTATGGGGAGGAATACCATCAGCTGTTTAAAAATAAGGGAATCTGCATGCATAAAAAAGAATATCCAAAAGTAGAAGATGTGATAGAAGCCATTCATCAAGATCAGGGAGTTGCCATCCTTGCACATCCAAGATTAAGCCGTGTAGAAGCATTGATTAGTCATTTTATTCGACTGGGTGTGGATGGTATTGAAACATGGCATAGTTCTCAAAGTGAAGATGCGATTCGATACAGTCATTG encodes:
- the phnL gene encoding phosphonate C-P lyase system protein PhnL; translated protein: MKNKENLLEIEGLSKNFQMHLNKKEIQACQNISLNLKKGEFIGITGRSGSGKSTILKGIYRTNLPQKGTILYQSERFGEIDLCTASERQILWIRKHEIGYVSQFLHIMPRTTAREVIENAVMEMGEDRESAQKKAIQMLEHFDLDKALWDVYPNTFSGGEKLRLNIAAAMVKKPRLLLLDEPTASLDNASKEKVRDLIEQLKKEGTTMLGIFHDLEFMEGLCDREFNMQKGMLS
- a CDS encoding PHP domain-containing protein — encoded protein: MNQIDLHIHSTYSDGSYSVEDIIKEAQRKQLTWYSICDHDTFAAYDNLSTWPKGLLMGIEISAHDDLHGKDVHILAYGMKERVHIEKLCGYTLKNMEKIAKWQVKQLIENGYDITWEEVKRKAEPSTSVYKQHIMQVLIDHGYATEIYGEEYHQLFKNKGICMHKKEYPKVEDVIEAIHQDQGVAILAHPRLSRVEALISHFIRLGVDGIETWHSSQSEDAIRYSHCFALANQLLEVGGSDCHGKYGKEPEIGNSNPLMWEGDVEACIMKFMNRQENL